A genomic region of Polynucleobacter necessarius contains the following coding sequences:
- a CDS encoding Smr/MutS family protein, whose translation MGPYVEEALERLTDYLRKSIEVGVKAIVLIHGYGSSGEGGRIKWAIHDALENNRYSDRVEEYYFGESVPFGSAAYHALLKRRPSLKRYLQRFKEGNAGMTVLLLGSKARSA comes from the coding sequence ATGGGGCCATACGTAGAAGAAGCCTTAGAGCGGCTGACGGACTATTTACGCAAGTCTATCGAGGTTGGGGTTAAGGCCATAGTTCTGATTCATGGATATGGATCAAGCGGAGAGGGTGGCCGCATTAAGTGGGCCATCCATGATGCGCTTGAAAATAATCGATATTCCGATCGGGTCGAGGAGTATTACTTTGGAGAAAGTGTGCCTTTTGGAAGCGCCGCTTATCATGCGCTTTTGAAAAGAAGGCCAAGCCTGAAGCGTTACCTCCAGCGCTTTAAAGAAGGGAATGCTGGTATGACAGTGCTATTGCTAGGTTCTAAGGCAAGAAGTGCTTAG
- a CDS encoding 5'-methylthioadenosine nucleosidase — translation MNLLIIAALESELKREALPAGIEIVYSGIGKINATLTTVKAIHQFAPKQILNFGTAGKVNPSLHGLLSIAKVIQRDMHTEPLAPRGMTPFCERPHEYHSSGKYLCGSGGSFVTAHDPWLHSQGVDVVDMELFAIAASAHHHDIPWTAYKYIADDANENSGNDWQEKVNHGQDLFLQELKQVLG, via the coding sequence ATGAATCTACTAATTATCGCGGCATTGGAGTCTGAACTCAAGCGTGAAGCCCTGCCTGCAGGGATAGAGATCGTCTATTCAGGAATCGGCAAAATCAATGCGACATTAACTACGGTTAAGGCAATCCACCAATTCGCTCCAAAACAGATTTTGAACTTTGGTACTGCCGGCAAGGTCAATCCATCTTTGCATGGATTGCTATCGATTGCAAAAGTGATTCAGCGAGATATGCACACAGAGCCTTTGGCACCCCGTGGCATGACGCCATTTTGCGAAAGACCTCATGAATATCACTCTAGCGGTAAATATCTTTGTGGATCTGGTGGCAGTTTCGTCACTGCGCATGATCCCTGGCTGCATAGTCAGGGTGTAGACGTAGTAGATATGGAATTATTTGCAATTGCAGCTTCTGCCCATCATCACGATATTCCATGGACTGCATACAAATACATTGCTGATGATGCAAATGAAAACTCAGGCAACGATTGGCAAGAAAAGGTCAATCATGGCCAAGATCTCTTTTTGCAAGAATTAAAGCAAGTTCTCGGTTAA
- a CDS encoding adenine phosphoribosyltransferase, with protein sequence MNLLDYLPGVPDFPKPGILFRDISPLLAHPAAFREAIAQLEVLAKGLITTHILGIESRGFIFGSALAHHTHKGLVLARKPNKLPLASHRESYGLEYGSDSLEFQQSSLPKHAKVLLLDDVLATGGTLIAADKLVRSAGFAVCGASTLLEISALNGSALLSQNGITNKSVLVS encoded by the coding sequence ATGAATTTACTAGATTATCTACCTGGAGTGCCCGACTTTCCGAAACCCGGAATTCTGTTTAGGGACATCTCCCCATTATTGGCGCATCCAGCCGCTTTCAGAGAGGCTATTGCGCAATTGGAGGTTCTGGCCAAGGGTTTGATTACAACCCACATCCTAGGCATCGAATCTCGTGGTTTTATCTTTGGCTCCGCCCTAGCGCATCACACCCACAAAGGTTTAGTTTTGGCTAGAAAGCCTAATAAATTGCCGCTAGCAAGTCATCGCGAATCTTATGGATTGGAGTATGGCTCTGACTCACTGGAGTTTCAGCAGTCCAGCCTTCCAAAGCATGCAAAAGTTTTGTTGCTAGATGATGTCTTGGCTACGGGAGGAACGCTTATTGCGGCCGATAAATTAGTGCGTAGCGCTGGTTTTGCAGTATGCGGCGCTAGCACTCTATTAGAAATCTCTGCACTGAACGGCAGCGCCCTGCTCTCTCAAAACGGAATTACCAACAAATCGGTTTTGGTTAGCTAA
- a CDS encoding YqjK family protein — MPSCMAQAGRERKEFAEHFEPWEKPLSWADKGVDAYHFLQTNPILWTGAHLRR, encoded by the coding sequence ATGCCCTCATGCATGGCCCAGGCTGGGCGGGAGCGTAAAGAATTTGCTGAACATTTTGAACCTTGGGAGAAGCCGCTCTCATGGGCGGATAAGGGTGTAGACGCTTATCATTTCTTGCAAACCAACCCTATTTTGTGGACCGGTGCACATTTGCGGCGTTAG
- a CDS encoding substrate-binding domain-containing protein has translation MKTFLALVASVFLATSALVAADIHVITSGAFAEALKSLVPEYEKQSPNKVIISYGSSMGKAPDSIPSRLARDEKFDVLILASPSLEDFVKSGAVQPGTRVDLVASVMGAVVKAGAPKPDISTMAGLKSALLNAKSVAYSASASGVYLSTELFPKMGISEQMDKTARKIYSERVASVVARGEAELGFQQVSELIPIPGVDFIGELPPEAQKTVLFSAGITSNVSNLNASRDLIAFLASPKAAPTIQKAGLKPVLPW, from the coding sequence ATGAAAACCTTTCTCGCTCTCGTAGCTAGCGTATTTCTTGCCACCTCAGCCTTAGTAGCGGCCGATATACATGTAATTACCTCAGGTGCATTTGCAGAAGCGCTTAAATCCCTGGTGCCTGAGTATGAGAAGCAATCTCCCAATAAAGTCATCATCTCTTATGGCTCTTCGATGGGTAAGGCTCCCGATTCAATTCCTTCGCGATTGGCAAGGGATGAGAAGTTTGACGTACTTATTTTGGCATCTCCATCCTTAGAGGACTTTGTTAAAAGTGGGGCAGTGCAACCAGGAACGCGTGTTGATTTAGTGGCATCTGTAATGGGTGCAGTGGTAAAGGCTGGAGCGCCTAAACCTGACATTAGCACTATGGCCGGACTCAAGTCCGCACTCCTGAATGCAAAATCAGTCGCCTATTCTGCAAGTGCTAGCGGCGTGTACTTGTCGACAGAGTTATTTCCGAAGATGGGTATCTCTGAGCAAATGGATAAAACTGCCAGAAAGATTTATAGCGAACGTGTTGCTTCGGTAGTGGCGAGAGGCGAGGCTGAGCTTGGATTTCAGCAGGTTAGCGAGTTAATTCCCATTCCCGGTGTCGACTTTATTGGCGAGCTTCCGCCTGAGGCTCAAAAGACAGTGTTGTTTTCAGCTGGAATCACCAGTAATGTTTCTAACCTGAATGCCTCCAGAGATTTAATCGCATTCTTGGCTTCGCCTAAAGCGGCCCCTACGATACAAAAAGCTGGACTAAAACCAGTATTGCCCTGGTAG
- a CDS encoding citryl-CoA lyase gives MTGLCTHTLTSLHYRDADLVEDLMGKKTFTEVMLMQILGREPRGVDIRITDVVLIVLMEHGLTPSAVATRLIYMTAPENLQGAVSAGLLAVGSSFIGTMENCSALLDRIIAAKDQYAEALSIAQHYKSIKAAVPGFGHHLHKPVDPRAYKLLDMGRAEKELKGDHIRALETLSKAVDEVAGRPITINAAGAVAALLGEIGIPTAVMRGFAVISRSAGLVAHIVEEQQSPSGRFIWDTVEHAIPFVDGANKIG, from the coding sequence ATTACCGGACTCTGTACACATACCCTCACTAGCCTGCATTACCGTGATGCAGATTTAGTGGAAGATCTGATGGGTAAGAAAACGTTTACCGAAGTCATGCTGATGCAGATTCTTGGTAGAGAGCCTCGTGGTGTTGATATTCGCATTACGGATGTTGTATTAATTGTGCTGATGGAGCATGGCTTAACGCCCAGCGCCGTTGCAACCCGCCTGATCTACATGACCGCTCCCGAAAATCTACAAGGCGCAGTATCAGCAGGCTTGCTTGCTGTTGGCAGTTCATTCATTGGCACGATGGAAAACTGCTCCGCGCTACTTGATCGCATCATTGCAGCCAAAGATCAATACGCAGAAGCACTCTCGATTGCCCAACACTACAAGAGCATTAAGGCGGCGGTTCCAGGCTTTGGTCATCACCTGCATAAGCCAGTAGATCCGCGTGCTTACAAGTTATTAGATATGGGCCGCGCTGAAAAAGAACTCAAGGGCGACCATATCCGAGCGCTGGAGACGCTATCTAAAGCAGTGGATGAGGTTGCTGGCCGCCCGATCACCATTAACGCCGCAGGTGCTGTAGCAGCACTCTTGGGCGAAATTGGTATCCCAACAGCTGTGATGCGTGGCTTTGCGGTCATCTCCAGATCTGCCGGCTTGGTTGCACACATTGTTGAAGAACAACAAAGTCCGTCTGGAAGATTTATTTGGGATACCGTTGAGCATGCCATTCCATTTGTTGACGGCGCCAATAAGATTGGCTAA
- a CDS encoding DUF883 family protein: MTSKKLEHAHAPEAATTGADQLIGEFKALMADAEALIHATEGQHEGVIGSIRAKALETLAGAKEGLSGVEDQLAEKAKAAAQGADDFVHRKPWEAVGVAAGLGLLIGLFIRRK, from the coding sequence ATGACAAGTAAGAAGCTAGAGCATGCGCACGCACCTGAGGCTGCTACAACTGGAGCAGACCAGCTCATTGGGGAATTTAAAGCGCTGATGGCTGATGCAGAAGCTTTGATTCATGCTACTGAGGGTCAGCACGAGGGCGTCATAGGCTCAATTCGAGCCAAGGCGCTTGAAACCTTGGCAGGCGCGAAGGAGGGTCTTTCTGGTGTAGAAGATCAATTAGCAGAAAAGGCAAAGGCTGCTGCACAAGGTGCAGATGACTTTGTGCATCGCAAACCTTGGGAGGCAGTTGGCGTTGCTGCAGGTCTTGGTTTGTTGATTGGCCTTTTTATTAGACGTAAGTAA